The following nucleotide sequence is from Flavobacteriales bacterium.
ATTCTTCAAGAAACCATGACAACGCTTGTACGCCATTTTGAAATACTTGACAAAAAATATCTCAGCCTGGTGACGATGATGATTGGGGGCTTTGCATTTTGAAACCCGTCCAAACATTTAGCTCTGTCAGCATCAAGGAAAAGGAAGATGTGCGAAAAACCTTTCAAAACCTGCTAGACAGATTGCGCTCGAAGTCCGACACTGCCCCTGGCCTGGATGAGATCCCTCGCTGCGCTCGGGATGACATTGGTTCGAAGGGGTAATGGAAAGAGAAAAGGGCGTGTTTACCCTTAGATACTTAGTGAATCAAACACGCCCTTTTCTCTTTCCTCCATTTGACGCGCAGTTCTTGTCATCCCGAGCGCAGCGAGGGATCTGACTAAAAGTAGATTTGCCATTCGTTCATAACCACTTTGCCATCAAGTATTCTTGGGTGGTCAACGCGTTTCTTCTATGTGTCCTATGTGCCTATGTGGTTCAGAAAAGAATCACTACTCACAATCTTCAGCACCTCTGCAAATCGCCTCCCCCTCACACCCCCGCTTCCTTCAACACATCCATCAGCACCGGAAACGCCAGGTGATCTTTTAATTCTTTTTTGGACACCCACTCAGCTTTAGAGATGCCTTCATCCGTTTGCGCTTGTGGTGTGAATTGTTCCGAGGTAAACAGAAACCAGTGACATCTTTTCAACACCCGCCTTTCTCCGCGGAAGAAGGTATGGTAGGTGGTGAGCAACTCACGCTTCATGACAAGGTCGCCGGCATTGCACTCCTCCTGGATCTCACGGATGGCGGTTTCCAGCATCGTCTCATCGCCCTCCGCCTTTCCCTTGGGGAGATCCCAGCCGATGCCATGTGATGGTCTTTCAATGGCCAGCACTTTTCCGTCGGGGTTGAGGACGCATCCTCCCGCTGCCACTTCGATATCAAACAGCTTGCAATAGGCTTCAAAAGAGGCTTCCGGTGCATCGCTCAGGATGTATACCTCGCCGAAGGACAGGTCGCCCTGCTCCATGCCCTCCTGCACCAGCGGAAGGATGGATGACGGTCCGAGGGACACCGTGAAGAAAGTCGGGTCAACGGCTTCCCGGGACACTGCATCAGCAAATATCAAAGGCATGCCGTTGACAAAAACTTTATACATTTGCGCCATGATTTTAAATGACGATGTAGCGAAAAAGACTGCTGAGTTGCTGCTACAAATTAAGGCAATAAAACTTAATCCCGGAAAACCTTTTCAATGGGCCTCCGGTTGGCTTTCCCCCATTTACTGTGATAACCGCAAAACACTTTCTTACCCGAAGGTGAGAACGTATATCCGTCAGCAGCTGGCCGACGGCCTTGAAGAAAAGTTCGGAAGACCCGATGTCATCGCCGGGGTGGCAACAGGTGCCATCGCCCACGGGGTGCTGGCCGCACAAGCCCTGGACATTCCCTTCGTTTATGTTCGGCCCAAACCGAAAGAACACGGACTGGGCAATCAGATCGAAGGTGACATGGAGTCCGGACAAAGTGTGGTGATCATCGAAGATCTCATTTCCACCGGCATGAGCAGTCTGAGTGCCCTGGAAGCCATCAGACAGGCAGGCGGCAACGTGAAAGGCATGATCTCCATTTTCGATTACGGATTCAAACAGTCGGAAACAGCTTTTGCGGAAAGCAACTGCACGCTGTTCTCCCTTTCAGGTTATGCAACCCTCCTGGAGGTGGCGGCCGAATCACAGTACATCAACCGGGACGAACTCAAAACCCTGGAAGCCTGGCACAAGCAACCTTCCACCTGGAAACCCTGAATAGCACATGGCACAAGTCCTGATAAAAAGTGAGACCTATAACCTTCCCTTCGACGAAGCCCTGGTTGCCGGTTGGCTCAAGGATCTGAGGAATTTCGAACAACTCATGCCGGAAGGCAAGGTGAGCAACTGGAAGGCCGATGAGAACTCCTGTTCTTTCATCATCAAAGGCATGTCGTCACTGGGCATGGAAAGGCATCCGCAACCCGGTCCGCATGAGGTCCGCTATAAATCCACCACCCAAAGTCCCATCAAGTTCGACCTGTTTGCCCGCATGACGACATTGCCGGACGGCCACTGCGAGGTACGGTTTGAGCTGGAAACGGACATGTCGCCCTTTGTGAAGATGATGGCGGAAAAACCGCTGACCGCATTTTTTGATGCGATGGCATCTAAGATCGGCGCCCAACTGGAGGCTACCAGATCCACTTAAGTTCCTGAAAGCGGAAGGCACGACGGGACTCGTCGTTGAATTGCAGCACCAGACGCCCTTCATCATCAACCCCTTCAATGCGGCCGGAAGTACGGCGGCCTTCAATCATGAAATCCCGCCACAGGTCTTTGCCATAAAGCATATCCCTGTATTTTTCGGTGAGCGATGTCGGATCATCCTGAAAGACCTTCCACTCCCGATCCAATATAGCAGCACACGCATCAAGTGCCTCTTCAAGCGGATGAATCACGCCGGTCAGATGACGTACGGACACCGCCCGGCTTAATTCTTCCGGGAATGCCTGCTGGTTCAGGTTCAGCCCCACTCCTGCAATTGCATGGGCCAGCGTGTTTCCCTGGATGGCACTTTCGATAAGAATACCGGCGATCTTCCGATCATCCGCCACAACATCGTTCGGCCACTTGACTGCCAGGCAATCCATGTCTATATGAAAGTATTCGTGAAGGAAGTCTACCAGGGCGACGGACACCCATTGGTTGAGTAAAAAGGCACGCGCCGGTTCGAGCTTGTCGGGATAAACAACCATGCTGAACACGAGGTTGCTGCCGGGCTCACTCACCCATTTGTTCCCGGGCTGCCCCTTTCCGGCAGACTGCTCGATCGCATAATACAGACTCCCATGCGCTACGGGACCCTCCTTCAGCAACCTTGCACAATGGGCATTGGTGGAGTCCACCGATCCCAACCTGACTTTCATTTGACCTATGCTCATGCTTTAGCGTGC
It contains:
- a CDS encoding biotin--[acetyl-CoA-carboxylase] ligase; the encoded protein is MKVRLGSVDSTNAHCARLLKEGPVAHGSLYYAIEQSAGKGQPGNKWVSEPGSNLVFSMVVYPDKLEPARAFLLNQWVSVALVDFLHEYFHIDMDCLAVKWPNDVVADDRKIAGILIESAIQGNTLAHAIAGVGLNLNQQAFPEELSRAVSVRHLTGVIHPLEEALDACAAILDREWKVFQDDPTSLTEKYRDMLYGKDLWRDFMIEGRRTSGRIEGVDDEGRLVLQFNDESRRAFRFQELKWIW
- a CDS encoding orotate phosphoribosyltransferase; translation: MILNDDVAKKTAELLLQIKAIKLNPGKPFQWASGWLSPIYCDNRKTLSYPKVRTYIRQQLADGLEEKFGRPDVIAGVATGAIAHGVLAAQALDIPFVYVRPKPKEHGLGNQIEGDMESGQSVVIIEDLISTGMSSLSALEAIRQAGGNVKGMISIFDYGFKQSETAFAESNCTLFSLSGYATLLEVAAESQYINRDELKTLEAWHKQPSTWKP
- a CDS encoding NUDIX domain-containing protein, with product MYKVFVNGMPLIFADAVSREAVDPTFFTVSLGPSSILPLVQEGMEQGDLSFGEVYILSDAPEASFEAYCKLFDIEVAAGGCVLNPDGKVLAIERPSHGIGWDLPKGKAEGDETMLETAIREIQEECNAGDLVMKRELLTTYHTFFRGERRVLKRCHWFLFTSEQFTPQAQTDEGISKAEWVSKKELKDHLAFPVLMDVLKEAGV